One Glycine max cultivar Williams 82 chromosome 6, Glycine_max_v4.0, whole genome shotgun sequence DNA segment encodes these proteins:
- the LOC100814383 gene encoding F-box protein At5g39450 isoform X2: protein MEPEHHDSSNMLLFLPDDVFAIVSRFMSPRDVCNLCLCCKSLNALVASEKLWLTQCDLLSTVPHKDLVEWRKGVASYKALCRFLMSVKPLIGIWVHQNPELGNVVYVMPGFVSVVGCRIIPQELGPLGIEEGPILWASVFEVVSDLDGSMMFFLHGREKGVNYVYPGSVKVADRSCNVLLLEVEPGGCRNVSALLQSKSFVHHSGVEESSSSRKVCRSNSDVSSSQRVVGNGEGMVSFGKLAFSDRRKLLEVTTSQVRQKVPDKMIGPLFPGLRDDEENFQKDLVLLWKRRSLLSQMYKVGSGQNDEYKTSSQEAVDPTQLELDDVRASFDRSRSISHPLPEEDGHTQCIKRKGFRGYVWNGIKQILGRSNTMNASPLVAKKHTSNGEIRQARLQEFLRSSDTVRLMLKASTVKLSSYRAWPNMHDSRFALYKLPLRVPKDDQEYAGLWGGTFGWPPGKPSEDKPGKALFFLLLSYEEFQGQQLLIATKILEGTHYVLHPNGSAMFTANINDPSSEPFPWDTDADSVPVNIKQAFVGEGIASGYGFRYPGSKPGSLFVLENGILAFIWKESRAVLNLQRLNLQELLKKGERVPSLPPVTNFSYLTKSYSNVFAGFPSSSNFLSSPRNAQY, encoded by the exons ATGGAACCCGAACATCATGATTCTTCGAACatgcttttgtttcttcccGATGATGTTTTCGCCATCGTTTCTCGGTTCATGTCGCCGAGAGATGTGTGCAATCTTTGCCTATGCTGCAAGAGCTTAAACGCTCTTGTGGCATCCGAGAAACTCTGGCTCACGCAATGTGACTTATTGAGCACAGTGCCTCACAAGGACCTtgtggaatggagaaagggtGTGGCTTCTTACAAAGCGCTTTGTCGTTTTCTGATGAGTGTGAAACCTTTGATTGGAATATGGGTTCATCAAAATCCTGAGCTTGGGAACGTGGTGTATGTGATGCCGGGTTTTGTTTCTGTTGTTGGGTGCAGGATAATCCCTCAGGAGCTTGGTCCTTTGGGGATCGAAGAGGGTCCTATACTGTGGGCTTCTGTGTTTGAGGTTGTTAGTGACTTGGATGGTTCCATGATGTTTTTCCTTCATGGGAGGGAGAAGGGGGTGAATTATGTTTATCCGGGTTCGGTCAAGGTTGCGGACAGGTCCTGCAATGTGCTGTTGCTTGAGGTTGAACCCGGGGGTTGTAGGAATGTTAGTGCTTTGTTGCAGAGTAAGAGTTTTGTGCACCACTCGGGCGTGGAGGAGTCGTCGTCGTCGAGGAAGGTTTGTAGGTCAAATAGCGATGTTTCTAGTTCACAAAGGGTGGTTGGAAATGGTGAAGGGATGGTTAGTTTTGGGAAGTTAGCTTTCAGTGATAGGAGGAAGTTGCTTGAGGTTACTACTAGTCAGGTTCGGCAAAAGGTTCCAGATAAGATGATCGGACCGTTGTTTCCTGGGTTGAGGGATGATGAGGAGAATTTTCAGAAGGATTTGGTGCTTCTGTGGAAAAGGAGATCACTTCTTAGTCAAATGTATAAGGTTGGTAGTGGTCAGAATGATGAGTATAAGACGAGTTCTCAAGAGGCGGTTGATCCAACGCAGTTAGAATTGGATGATGTTAGGGCGAGTTTTGACCGTTCAAGGTCTATCTCTCATCCTCTGCCTGAGGAGGATGGTCACACTCAATGCATCAAGAGGAAGGGTTTTCGGGGATATGTCTGGAATGGCATTAAACAAATCCTTGGAAGATCGAATACGATGAATGCAAGTCCGTTAGTTGCCAAGAAGCATACTTCAAACGGCGAGATTAGGCAGGCGCGGCTTCAAGAATTTCTTAGATCAAGTGACACAGTAAGACTAATGTTAAAAGCTTCAACTGTGAAGCTATCTTCGTATCGAGCATGGCCAAATATGCATGACAGTCGGTTTGCGCTTTACAAGTTGCCATTGCGGGTTCCCAAAGATGACCAAGAATATGCTGGTTTATGGGGAGGAACTTTTGGTTGGCCTCCTGGAAAGCCTTCTGAAGACAAGCCTGGAAAGGCTTTATTCTTTCTTCTGCTCTCTTATGAGGAGTTCCAGGGACAACAGCTTCTCATTGCAACAAAAATTTTGGAAGGCACACACTATGTGTTACATCCTAACGGTTCAGCAATGTTTACAGCAAATATCAATGATCCTTCATCCGAACCCTTTCCCTGGGACACTGATGCAGACTCGGTTCCAGTGAATATCAAGCAAGCTTTCGTGGGAGAGGGTATTGCAAGTGGTTACGGGTTCAGATACCCTGGATCAAAGCCTGGTTCCCTCtttgttttagaaaatggtATCCTTGCCTTCATTTGGAAGGAGTCAAGGGCTGTTTTGAACTTGCAAAGACTTAACTTGCAAGAACTTTTGAAGAAGGGTGAAAGGGTACCTTCTCTGCCTCCGGTTACCAATTTTTCATATCTGACAAAGTCCTACTCGAATGTGTTTGCTGGCTTCCCTAGCTCTTCCAATTTTTTGTCTTCACCAAG GAATGCACAATACTAG
- the LOC100814383 gene encoding F-box protein At5g39450 isoform X1, which translates to MEPEHHDSSNMLLFLPDDVFAIVSRFMSPRDVCNLCLCCKSLNALVASEKLWLTQCDLLSTVPHKDLVEWRKGVASYKALCRFLMSVKPLIGIWVHQNPELGNVVYVMPGFVSVVGCRIIPQELGPLGIEEGPILWASVFEVVSDLDGSMMFFLHGREKGVNYVYPGSVKVADRSCNVLLLEVEPGGCRNVSALLQSKSFVHHSGVEESSSSRKVCRSNSDVSSSQRVVGNGEGMVSFGKLAFSDRRKLLEVTTSQVRQKVPDKMIGPLFPGLRDDEENFQKDLVLLWKRRSLLSQMYKVGSGQNDEYKTSSQEAVDPTQLELDDVRASFDRSRSISHPLPEEDGHTQCIKRKGFRGYVWNGIKQILGRSNTMNASPLVAKKHTSNGEIRQARLQEFLRSSDTVRLMLKASTVKLSSYRAWPNMHDSRFALYKLPLRVPKDDQEYAGLWGGTFGWPPGKPSEDKPGKALFFLLLSYEEFQGQQLLIATKILEGTHYVLHPNGSAMFTANINDPSSEPFPWDTDADSVPVNIKQAFVGEGIASGYGFRYPGSKPGSLFVLENGILAFIWKESRAVLNLQRLNLQELLKKGERVPSLPPVTNFSYLTKSYSNVFAGFPSSSNFLSSPRFALTLT; encoded by the exons ATGGAACCCGAACATCATGATTCTTCGAACatgcttttgtttcttcccGATGATGTTTTCGCCATCGTTTCTCGGTTCATGTCGCCGAGAGATGTGTGCAATCTTTGCCTATGCTGCAAGAGCTTAAACGCTCTTGTGGCATCCGAGAAACTCTGGCTCACGCAATGTGACTTATTGAGCACAGTGCCTCACAAGGACCTtgtggaatggagaaagggtGTGGCTTCTTACAAAGCGCTTTGTCGTTTTCTGATGAGTGTGAAACCTTTGATTGGAATATGGGTTCATCAAAATCCTGAGCTTGGGAACGTGGTGTATGTGATGCCGGGTTTTGTTTCTGTTGTTGGGTGCAGGATAATCCCTCAGGAGCTTGGTCCTTTGGGGATCGAAGAGGGTCCTATACTGTGGGCTTCTGTGTTTGAGGTTGTTAGTGACTTGGATGGTTCCATGATGTTTTTCCTTCATGGGAGGGAGAAGGGGGTGAATTATGTTTATCCGGGTTCGGTCAAGGTTGCGGACAGGTCCTGCAATGTGCTGTTGCTTGAGGTTGAACCCGGGGGTTGTAGGAATGTTAGTGCTTTGTTGCAGAGTAAGAGTTTTGTGCACCACTCGGGCGTGGAGGAGTCGTCGTCGTCGAGGAAGGTTTGTAGGTCAAATAGCGATGTTTCTAGTTCACAAAGGGTGGTTGGAAATGGTGAAGGGATGGTTAGTTTTGGGAAGTTAGCTTTCAGTGATAGGAGGAAGTTGCTTGAGGTTACTACTAGTCAGGTTCGGCAAAAGGTTCCAGATAAGATGATCGGACCGTTGTTTCCTGGGTTGAGGGATGATGAGGAGAATTTTCAGAAGGATTTGGTGCTTCTGTGGAAAAGGAGATCACTTCTTAGTCAAATGTATAAGGTTGGTAGTGGTCAGAATGATGAGTATAAGACGAGTTCTCAAGAGGCGGTTGATCCAACGCAGTTAGAATTGGATGATGTTAGGGCGAGTTTTGACCGTTCAAGGTCTATCTCTCATCCTCTGCCTGAGGAGGATGGTCACACTCAATGCATCAAGAGGAAGGGTTTTCGGGGATATGTCTGGAATGGCATTAAACAAATCCTTGGAAGATCGAATACGATGAATGCAAGTCCGTTAGTTGCCAAGAAGCATACTTCAAACGGCGAGATTAGGCAGGCGCGGCTTCAAGAATTTCTTAGATCAAGTGACACAGTAAGACTAATGTTAAAAGCTTCAACTGTGAAGCTATCTTCGTATCGAGCATGGCCAAATATGCATGACAGTCGGTTTGCGCTTTACAAGTTGCCATTGCGGGTTCCCAAAGATGACCAAGAATATGCTGGTTTATGGGGAGGAACTTTTGGTTGGCCTCCTGGAAAGCCTTCTGAAGACAAGCCTGGAAAGGCTTTATTCTTTCTTCTGCTCTCTTATGAGGAGTTCCAGGGACAACAGCTTCTCATTGCAACAAAAATTTTGGAAGGCACACACTATGTGTTACATCCTAACGGTTCAGCAATGTTTACAGCAAATATCAATGATCCTTCATCCGAACCCTTTCCCTGGGACACTGATGCAGACTCGGTTCCAGTGAATATCAAGCAAGCTTTCGTGGGAGAGGGTATTGCAAGTGGTTACGGGTTCAGATACCCTGGATCAAAGCCTGGTTCCCTCtttgttttagaaaatggtATCCTTGCCTTCATTTGGAAGGAGTCAAGGGCTGTTTTGAACTTGCAAAGACTTAACTTGCAAGAACTTTTGAAGAAGGGTGAAAGGGTACCTTCTCTGCCTCCGGTTACCAATTTTTCATATCTGACAAAGTCCTACTCGAATGTGTTTGCTGGCTTCCCTAGCTCTTCCAATTTTTTGTCTTCACCAAGGTTTGCCTTAACCCTGACAT GA